TTACTTCCGTATAGTAAGTGTTTGTGATTACACCATCGCTCCATTGGAAACCAACAGAAGAGGAAGGGTAATATCTATTAGGATTGGCGGGAATGATAACCTTGCCGGTTTTGTTCATCACACCCACCGGGGCATACAAGACCGTATCGCCACGGAAGCCTTTTGCGCCGAGGTATTCAACAAAGCACGTCATGCCGTCACTGTAGCTAAACAGCTTTCCATCATACATATTTTCGCCGCCGTACTGATATGGGATTACAAGTTTCCCCGTCGTGTCGATATAGCCAATTTTGTGATAATGCCAGCCATCTTTGAAACCTTGATACTGGAACACCGCCGCAAGACCATCTTGAAATGAGTGGGCTTCGTCAAATTGAAGTGCTATGACCTCTTTTCCTGTTGTGTCAATAAAACCATACTTGTTGTTAGCTTGTAGTTTCTTGCCGCTTTTCATTACGACTACTGTTTTGCCATTTTCTGTTACACCGTAATCAACGCCATCCCCATTCATAATGGCGCTTACAATATCTTCCCCTTCTATCGCGACGCGCATCAAACCATCGTAAACAATATGTCCACTGGCGGCTGGATAATATTTGAACGGCGTGATGAGTTTGCCCTTGGTGTCGATGTAAGCGGCAGCACCTTTGTATTTATCATAAACTCTGGCTATCCCTTGGGAAAACTTTTCCGCGTCATCAAACCGCGCCTTAATCACGACCTTACCATTTTGGTCTTTGTAACCCTTCAGACCGTTCTCTGTATAAACCGACCAGCTTTCACCGGTAGAGTCAGTGACTGTGCTTGCCGGAATAAACCGAAATTCCGCGTGATTGGGTGCGTCTAAACCCTTATGCGTCCATAAGATAACGGCTGTCCCGTCGGTATTCTTCTCACCGGATGCGTTGACGACAAGTTTTTGGGCTTCCGGCGGTCGCAAACTGAAAATGTCTGTTTTAGTGCCGGTAAATTTATTGGTGTATTCCCAATGGATGAGCCAAGTATACGGGCTGTTTACCGCTTTTACGCGGGTTCCGTCCCCTCTCGTGCCGTCAAGTCCCAAATATCTGCCGTCTTTCATTTTCAAGGTAAATCCGCTGTCGGCTAAGTGTTCCACATAAAAAGCCTCATTTTCAGAGAGTTTCCGCAGTTCAGCACTCCCGGCGGCATTCAAGTTGAGGTAGTTGTTCATACAGCGGAGATAATACCAGCCGTTATCCAAGGCGCTGTCTGATGCCCACTCACCCGCAAACG
The Oxobacter pfennigii DNA segment above includes these coding regions:
- a CDS encoding WG repeat-containing protein, with amino-acid sequence MKKRFMGILLTLCMVLTLMPQAAFAGEWASDSALDNGWYYLRCMNNYLNLNAAGSAELRKLSENEAFYVEHLADSGFTLKMKDGRYLGLDGTRGDGTRVKAVNSPYTWLIHWEYTNKFTGTKTDIFSLRPPEAQKLVVNASGEKNTDGTAVILWTHKGLDAPNHAEFRFIPASTVTDSTGESWSVYTENGLKGYKDQNGKVVIKARFDDAEKFSQGIARVYDKYKGAAAYIDTKGKLITPFKYYPAASGHIVYDGLMRVAIEGEDIVSAIMNGDGVDYGVTENGKTVVVMKSGKKLQANNKYGFIDTTGKEVIALQFDEAHSFQDGLAAVFQYQGFKDGWHYHKIGYIDTTGKLVIPYQYGGENMYDGKLFSYSDGMTCFVEYLGAKGFRGDTVLYAPVGVMNKTGKVIIPANPNRYYPSSSVGFQWSDGVITNTYYTEVNKDGVPTKGGGYEWSFVELYDYSGKLIKKLDGYRLAVPLGGGYTLAAHQLNEGEIIEYLDTAAYERHWTVFDRNGNIVVDNAAKNDYYVLGGRADGYGYGYANGYVYFAGESYKVADMPAVTAPSSKETPSPAPSKAVKILANPSKTTYKLGEGFDTTGLNAVIGEGNSETNVNGKITFYTSKTVQLTQGRKFTTTGTKVVEIRYDGKKTSEYTITVSK